CATCATCATCGCACTTCCCTTTGAAGTCCACGGCCAAATCCAGCGGGTATGGTTGCCCGAGCGCAGTGGCAGCCGGTCGCGGTGTTGACCGGACGAATTGGCGGAGTGCCTCATGGACATGTCGCGAAGGTCGTTCCTCGCCGTTGGTGCGGTCACCGGGCTAGGAGCGATGGCGTGGCTGACTGGTTGCGCACCTCCGAAGAGCGGCTCGATGCTGGCTGGCCTGCAGTCCCGTTTGAAGGGTCAAGTCCTGGTACCTGAGGATCCCGGGTACAGCGCCGCGTCAGAGCCCACCAATGGTCGCTACCTATCGGTCATGCCATTGGCTGTCGCAGTCGTCGCAGATGAGTCCGACGTGGTGGAGTGCATCAACTGGTGCAAAGAGAACGGCATCCAACCGGTGGCGCGAGGTCGTGGCCATTCTTACGCAGGCTTCTCAACAACCGAAGGTCTCGTCATCAACCTCAGCAGACTGAACGCTGTTGTCGTGGATCGCCAGGCCGGCACCGTCACGACTGGCGGAGGCGCCCTCAACCAGGATCTGTCGGACACCCTCAACAAGGGGCCACACTTCTTGCCGGTCGGCACCTGTGTCGGAATCGGACTAGGGGGCCTCGTCCTAGGTGGTGGAATCGGCTTCAACACGCACTGGGCAGGCCTGACCTGCGATCACTTGCTTGATACGCAGATGGTGACCGCCGACGGCTCCCTAATCTCGGCCAATTCCCGATCGAATCCCGACTTGTTGTGGGCATGCAAGGGCGCCGCCGGGGGCAGCTTGGGCATCAATACCCAGTTCACCTTCTCGCTGGTTGAGGTACCGACTTCCGTTGTCTACTTCCAGTTCGAGTTCCGCGGATCGGACGCTGCATTTGAGGTCTTCAAGCGCTTCGACACTCTTATGCAGACTGCGCCGGCTGGGCTTAACGCGGTGTGCATGGCAGAGGCGGTCCCGATCGCCGAGCGTGCGCAGAATGCCGCGATCCGTTCGATGGTGCGCGGACAGTATGTGGGCACCGAAAGCGAAGCCCGGGACCTGCTGGCGCCGATCTCAAGCATCGCCGGGATGACGTCGCAGACGCTAGAACCACTGAGTTTCTGGCAAGCCCAATCCAACCTGAGCACCATGAACCCGCAGCCTCACTCGTTCGCGGAGCCGAATCGCTTTGCCCGTGATCGACTGCCTGATGATCTTCTTGCGGGATTGGTTGACGCGCTGGAAAACTGCCCGAGTCAGTCCGCCGAGGCAACGGGTTCGGTATGGCTCTTCGGCTGGGTTGGCGGCCCCGTCGTCAGCAAAGTCGCACCTAAGGACACGGCCTACTTCCACCGTGACGTGTCGTTGATATTGCGGGCCACAGTCGTCTGGCCAAACGATGCTCCCGCAGAAGTGTCAGACGGCCTGCTGAGGTGGTCTGAGGAAGTGATGACGCTCGCGACGCCACATACTCTCGACCAGAGCTACCAGAATTTCCCCAACCGCGCGCTGACCGACTACCTCCAGAACTACTACGGTGAGAACCTAACCCGGTTGGTG
This Candidatus Nanopelagicales bacterium DNA region includes the following protein-coding sequences:
- a CDS encoding FAD-binding oxidoreductase → MDMSRRSFLAVGAVTGLGAMAWLTGCAPPKSGSMLAGLQSRLKGQVLVPEDPGYSAASEPTNGRYLSVMPLAVAVVADESDVVECINWCKENGIQPVARGRGHSYAGFSTTEGLVINLSRLNAVVVDRQAGTVTTGGGALNQDLSDTLNKGPHFLPVGTCVGIGLGGLVLGGGIGFNTHWAGLTCDHLLDTQMVTADGSLISANSRSNPDLLWACKGAAGGSLGINTQFTFSLVEVPTSVVYFQFEFRGSDAAFEVFKRFDTLMQTAPAGLNAVCMAEAVPIAERAQNAAIRSMVRGQYVGTESEARDLLAPISSIAGMTSQTLEPLSFWQAQSNLSTMNPQPHSFAEPNRFARDRLPDDLLAGLVDALENCPSQSAEATGSVWLFGWVGGPVVSKVAPKDTAYFHRDVSLILRATVVWPNDAPAEVSDGLLRWSEEVMTLATPHTLDQSYQNFPNRALTDYLQNYYGENLTRLVKVKAKYDPQNLFNNAQSIPVAMP